One window of the Zea mays cultivar B73 chromosome 3, Zm-B73-REFERENCE-NAM-5.0, whole genome shotgun sequence genome contains the following:
- the LOC100275282 gene encoding uncharacterized protein LOC100275282: MDDCGKPFVKRELRLSLNPAPCGDDNPTTPTGAASDGGSSACTSAVALFVLGLNSAIAIYGSRHDPQSILFVAVSFFCVVLLFHLLRAFERTPPGSPRRLQVKAAIWVVTTALTVMFSGRVAPLMPAPVAAVVWSMAAVTILAGFYMFFVCPDAAEERPTSKVVAEGP; the protein is encoded by the coding sequence ATGGACGACTGTGGCAAACCTTTCGTGAAGAGAGAGCTCAGACTCTCCCTAAATCCTGCTCCTTGCGGCGACGACAACCCCACTACTCCCACCGGAGCCGCCTCCGATGGCGGCTCGTCAGCCTGCACCTCGGCCGTCGCGCTGTTCGTTCTCGGGCTCAACAGCGCAATAGCCATCTACGGCTCGAGACACGACCCCCAGTCCATACTGTTTGTGGCCGTCAGCTTCTTCTGCGTCGTGCTTCTCTTCCACCTGCTCCGTGCGTTCGAGAGAACGCCCCCGGGATCGCCCCGGAGGTTGCAGGTGAAGGCGGCCATATGGGTCGTCACCACCGCCCTGACGGTCATGTTCTCCGGCAGAGTTGCTCCGTTGATGCCTGCGCCCGTGGCCGCCGTCGTCTGGTCCATGGCCGCGGTGACGATCCTTGCGGGCTTCTACATGTTCTTCGTATGCCCGGACGCCGCCGAAGAGAGGCCGACCAGCAAAGTTGTTGCCGAAGGCCCGTAG